The nucleotide window TGCAACACGACGGGGCTCTCGCGGCTGGTCGCCCCCCTGGAAGAGGAGTACGGCATCGAGAAGGTTCGCGCGACCCTCGTGCGACGGGGCGGCGACCCCGCTCAGTCGGGCCGGGGACCGATCAACGACATCCTCCCCAACCCCGTCACCCTCCCGTCCCATCACGGCCCGGACGTCAACACCATCTTTCCCGACCTCGCCATCGACACGCTCGGGCTGAAAGTGCCCGCGACGCTGATGCACACCCACTCGGTCAACGTCACCCTCGAGAGCGAGCCCGACGCCGACGAGGTCCGCGAGCTGCTGGAGAGTGAGTCCCGCACCTTCCTCATCCCCGAGTGGCTGGACATCGACGGCGCGGGCAAGCTCAAGGAGTTCGCACAGGACCGCGGGCGCCCGCGAGCGGACATCTGGGAGAACTGCATCTGGGGGGAGTCGGTCAGCATGGAGGGACGAGACCTCTATCTCTTCCAGGCGATCCACCAGGAGTCGGACGTCGTCCCCGAGAACGTCGACGCCATCCGGGCCGTGCTCGGCGAAGCCGGCCGCGAGGAGAGCACGACCAGGACGGACGAGGCGATGGGCATCAGCGAGGGGATGGTCCCCGGGACGGCCCCGCGGGCCAGCGCCGACGACTAGGCCTGCGCGCGCTCGACGCCCAGCGTGACCGCACCCGAGAGGGCGACGACCAGCAACAGAAACCCGACCGCGAGCGTGGCAACCACGCCGAGCAGGTGGAATATCGGGTCCGGTACGCCGGTGGTGTACGCCCCGTAACTGTCCACGCCATTCAGGAGGGCGAGCGTGCCGCCGGTCGCCGCGAGCGCGTAGGTCACCGTCGCCAGCGAGACGAGCGCGGGGCCGCTGTTCTCCGCAGTACCGGCCGCCGAATCGGGCTGTTCTGCCGCCATACCCGGGACGTCGACCGGCCCTGTGAAAAAAGCCCGCGAGAGGCAAACCGCGGTTTGTGCTTTGTCGGCTACGCCTGCGTCTCCGGCTCCCCGTCGACCTGGCGGAGCGCCTCGACGCCAGCCAGCGGCTCGCCGGTGAGGGCGTTGATGTAGGCACCGCCGGCGATGGAGACGTGCGAGAAGTCGGCCTCGTCCATCCCGTACATCTCGATGGCGCGGGAGGTGTCACCGCCGCCGACGACCGAGAAGCAGTCACACCGGGCGACCGCTTCCAGCACGCGGACCGTCCCGTCGCTGAACCGCTCGTCCTCGAAGACGCCGAGCGCGCCCTTGACGAACACCGCCTCGGAGTTGGCAGCGATGTCGGCGTAGCGCTCGATGGTGTCGGTACCGACGTCGAGGTAGTCGTCGTCCTTGTTCTTGACGTCGGCGACGGTGTCCTCGTGGCGCCGGCCGTCGTCGCCCTCGTAGGCCAGGTCCGTCGGGAAGACGAGTTCGCTGGGGTGGGCCTCGATCAGGCGCTGGATCCGCTCGCGGTTCTGTTCGTACTGTGTGTCGTACAGGTCCATGTCGCCGATGTCGCGGCCGACCTCGTACCCCACCGCGCGCAGGAAGAGTTCGCCGGCGATCCCGCCCAGAAGGAAGTTGTCGACCTTGTCCTCGAGGGCGGTCATCACCTCGATGACGTCGGTGGCTTTCTTCCCGCCGGCGACCATCGTCACCTCGCCCTCGAAGTCGCGGGTGGCGATCGCGGAGTTGGCCTCGTACTCGGCGACCATCACGCGGCCGGCGTATGCCTCCATCACAGTCGGCAGGCCGACGATGGAGGCGTGGCTGCGGTGGGCCGTCGAGTAGGCGTCGCCGACGTAGGCGTCGAACTCCGGGGCCAGCGTCCGCACGAGGTCGCTCTCGGCGTGTTCCTCGGGGGGCTTTTCCGGGAGTTCGTCCTCCGTCATCCGGACGTTCTCGAGCACGACGACGTCGCCGCCTTCCAGGTCCCGGATGGCCGCGAGCGCCTCCGCGCCGTAGGTGTCGGGGACGTACTCGACCGGGTGGTCGACGTGACCGGCGAGGATGTCGGCGTGCTGTTCGAGCGGGAGGAACGTGTCGCGGCCGGGACGGCCCTGGTGGGCGAGGACGGCGACTCCGTGGTCGGCGTCGACGAGGTCGCGGACGGTCCTGGCGTGCCGGGAGAACCGACGGTTGTCCCGCACCCGGCCGTCCTCGACCGGGGAGTTCAGGTCCAGCCGGACGACGACCCGCTGGCCCCCCGCGAGGTCGTCCAGCGTCCTGTAGTTCATCGGTCCGAACATCGACGACCAGGGGTTTAGTACCCGGCGATGTTCGACGGGCCGTAGCGGGTGGCTACCCCCTGTCAGGGGGGTGCTGACAGGCCGGGCCGGGCCGCTTGAACTGCCGGCCCGGCAGCGCCGAGCGGCGGGCCGTCGCCGAAGCCTTTTCCCGGATTCCGCCCCTACGCTCGTGTATGCGAGACGACCGCGACGACCGGGACGACCCGTTCGACGAGTTCTTCGAGGAGATCGAGCGCATGATGAACGAGATGATGGGCGGGAACGCCGACTTCCGCGTCCAGCAGGGCGGCCCCTCCGGAACCGGCGCCGACCGCGGCGGGCACGACGCCCACCTCGACGTCCACGAGACCGACGAGGAGGTGCGCGTCGTCGCCGACATCCCCGGCGTCGAGAAGGAGGACATCGACCTCCGGTGTGACGGCGAGACGCTCACGCTCCGGGCCAGCGGCGAGACCCGCGAGTACGAGGAGCGGGTCTCGCTGCCGACCGCCGTCGACGAACACTCCGCGAGCGCCACCTACAACAACGGCATTCTGGAGGTCACCTTCGACCCCGCCGAGGAGACCTCCACCAGCATCGATATCTGACCCGCCCGGGGGCGCGGCGAGCCGTACCGTTATGGTGACTCCGCCGCCGTCCGTTTGACGAGCCCCGCGAGTTCGTCGTAGAAGCCGTCCTCGTACTTCGTCGCCGCGTCGACCGTCGGGCGGGCGTTGGTCTCGTTGACGACCGCCCGCTCGTCGGTGACCAGAAGGTCGACGCCGAGCCAGTCGATACCCATCGCGTCGGCGGCGTCCTCGGCCAGCTCGCGAAGCTCGGGGGCGAGGTCGACGCCGGTCGCCTCGGCCCCGCGGTGGACGTTGTGTTTCCACTGCCCGGCCGCCAGCGCTCCGTCGGGCAGTCGGCGTTCCACGGCGCCGACGTACTCCCCGTCGACGAGCATCGCCCGGTAGTCCCGCGCGTCGGGGAGGTACTCCTGGACGAGAAAGGACTTGTCGCCGGTGGCCTGGTAGTCGTGGACCAGGTCGAGGTAGTCACAGACGCCCAGGAAGGAGTCCAGGTCGGTCGCCTTCGCCACTCCGATCCCCCGGGTGGCGGCGTTTGGCTTGACCACGACGGGCGGGTCGAACCGCTCGAAGGCCGCCGCGAGGTCGGCCTCGCTCACGGGGTCGGAGACGACGACGGACTCGGGGACCGGCAGCCCCGCTCCCTGCAGGCGGGCAAGCGCCTCGCCCTTGTGTCGCGAGCGGAGGACGGCCTCGCGGCCGTTGACCCACGGCACGTCGAGCAGTTCGCTGGCCACGCCGCCCTCGGCCATCCGCGGGGGGAAGACGAAGCCACAGTCGAACTCGCCCAGGTCCGCGTCCAGGGGGAGCGTGCGTTCGGCAGTCTGGACGTACGCCACGTCGACCCCGCGCTCGGCGAGGGGGTCGGCGACCCGCTCGCGGGTCTCGGCGTCGGTGGCGACCGCAAGCCGGAGCATACCCGGACGTGGGCGGCGACCGGAATAAGTCCCCGCGGTCCCGGCGGCGCTGTTCGGAGGGCCCCCGTGGCCTCCGGCGTGACACACAGCCGTTTAGCCCCCCGGGTGCGGATCCGGGAGCATGAACGCCGCACGCGAGTTCGATGCCTGGGCCGCCGACGGCCGCGACCGGGGGATGGAAGACCGGCACTGGCACACCGCAAAGCACGCGCTGGCGCGGATGCCCGTCGAGGCCGGCGAGACGGTGTTGGACCTGGGCACGGGGTCGGGCTACGCGCTGCGGGCGCTGCGCGAGACCGCCGACATCGGTCGCGGCTACGGGCTGGACGCCTCCCCGGAGATGCTGCGCAACGCCCGGTCGTACACCGATGACCCCGCGGTCGGCTTCCTCCGGGGCGATTTCGGCTCGCTTCCGCTGGCCGGGAACAGCGTCGACCACGTGTGGTCGATGGAGGCCTTCTACTACGCGCAGGACCCGGGCCGAACCCTGCGGGAGGTCCGTCGTGTGCTCCGGCCCGGCGGGACCTTCTACTGCGCGGTCAACTACTTCGAGGAGAACGAACACAGCCACGGCTGGCAGGACAACATCGACGTGGAGATGGTCCGCTGGAGCGGCCCGGAGTACCGCGAAGCCTTCCGGGAGGCCGGGCTGTCCGTCGCCGCCCAGGACACCATCCCAGACGAGGAGACGGAGATCCCGCCCGCCGAGGCGTTCCCCACCGAGGACTGGGAGACCCGCGAGGCGATGGTCGAGCGCTACCGGGAGTACGGGACGCTCCTGACGGTGGGCGTCGCGCCGGAGTGACCCTCTACGCCTGGACACGACTGTACCGGGAGAGCTCCGGCCGAGCACGGGAGAACATGAGCTCCGGCCGAGCACGGGAGACATGAGCTCCGGCCGAGCGCGCGTGTTCTCGCGCGCTCACGGGGAAGGGCAGGTGCGCGGAGAGCGACGGGCGCGCCGTCGCGCTCGGGCTCCGTCCCGAGCGCAGCGGTGCAGACTCTGAGGGTGCCGCGCCGACCGGCGCGGCTCCTGATGTGGCGCCTGGCGGATAACTAAGGGCGAACGGGTCGCGCCAGCGGCCCGTGAGGGCTTAGGCGATGAGCAGTTCCTGCCCGCGCTCGACCTTGACCCGGCAGGAGGGGGTGATCTTGTTGTACGCCCGGCGGAAGGCTTCCTTGACGGCGTCGGCCTGGTCGACGTCGCAGTAGGCGGTAAAGAGGCGCTCGCCGGCCTGGACCCGGGCCGCGGTGCCGACGATCTTCCCGAAGGACTGGCGCATGCCGTCGGAGACACGGTCCGCGCCCGCGCCGGTGGCCTGCTTGTTCTCCCGGATGACCTGGTGGGGGAACTTCCGGAGCACCATCTTGTAGTTTTCCTCGCCGAGCTCCTGGATCAGGTACCGGTTGGCCGACAGGCGGGAGGCCTCCATCGAGCCGTGGCGGAGCTGGACGGACTCCTCGACGAGAAGCGATATCTGGACGGGATAGTCGTCGCCCTCGGTCTGTTTGTCACCCATCTGGTGCTGTGCGATCTTCGAGCCGGGAATGCCGGTGATGTACTCCCGGCGCGTGTAGGCGGGCTTGTCGATGTCTCGGTACATCGACGCTGGCTTGTCCGACATAGTCCTTGCCCGTACCTGGCCGAGCCGACAATTAAGCGCTTCGAAGGTGAGCCGGGCAGTTTCGACGGCCCCGGGAGGGGGCCTCCGCGTCGCGCGAGTCACCGCCAGGGGTGGTGACGTGAATGTTATTTCACGTCGTGCTTATGCCACTGGAGCCCCTGTTTTCGGCCGCCATGAACATGCTCGTAGACGGCGAGTGGGTGACCGACGCCTACCAGGAGACCGACGACGACGGCGAGTTCCAGCGCCAGGAGACGATGTTCCGGGACCGAGTCGAGGACGACCCCGACGCCCGCTTCCGGCCCGAGGCCGGCCGCTATCACCTGTATGTCAGCTACGCCTGCCCGTGGGCCCACCGGACGCTGCTCGTGCGGGCGCTGAAGGGGCTGGAGGACGCCATCACCGTCGACGTGGTCGGCCCCTACCGCGACGAGGGCGGCTGGCAGTTCACCCCCGAGAAGGAGGGCTGTACCCCCGACACCCTCAACGGCAGCGACTACCTCCGGGAGGTCTACCAGGCCGCCGACGACGACGTGACGGGGCGGGTGACCGTTCCCGTACTCTGGGACAAACAGGAGGGGACCATCGTCAACAACGAGTCCAAGGAGATCCTCCGGATGCTCGACACCGAGTTCGGCGAGGTCGCGACCCGGGACGTCGACCTCTACCCCGAGGGCTACCGCGAGGAGGTCGACCGGGTCATCGAAGCGATCTACGAGCCGATCAACAACGGCGTCTACCGGTGTGGCTTCGCCAACAGCCAGGGGGCCTACGACGAGGCCGCCGAGGAGCTGTTCGGCGCACTCGACCACTGGGATTCGGTGCTCGAAGACCAGCGCTATCTCGCCGGCGACCGGCTGACCGAGGCGGACATCTGCATGTTCACCACGCTGGTCCGGTTCGACGAGGTCTACCACACACACTTCATGTGCAACCACAAGCTCGTCCGGGAGTACGACAACCTCTGGCCGTATCTGCGTGACCTTTACCAGACTCCCGGCGTCGCCGAGACGGTGCACATGGACCATATCACGGAACACTACTACACCACCCACCCCGACGTCAGCCCCAAGCGGATCGTTCCGGTGGGGCCGGATCCGGACTTCGAGGCGCCTCACGACCGGGACGAGCTGCCGGGCGAGCCGCCGGCGGCGCTTGGCGAGCCGGCCGCGGCCGACTGAGGGGCCGAAGTTCCGACACGTGACATGACCGGGCCCGACGACACCTACACCTGTGACGCCTGTGGGTCGACGACCGACCGCTCGGAGGCACTCCGCCGGGAGACGATGGGCGGGCTCGACCCGGACCGCTGGCAGACGCTGTGCTGTCCCGACTGCGGTGCGCGGCTGAAGACTGTCCTCGTCGGGGAGTAGCCCGGCCGTCTGCTCATCCTCGTCGCCTGTGACCGCGGGACGTTTTTGTGCCGGCGGTCGAAGAGGTGGTATGGCCGGTGAGTTCTACGTCGGTGTGGACTGGAGTTCGGGGTCGTGGTTCGCCGTCGTCTTCGACCGCGAGGGGTTCGACCACGCCGGCGTCTTCGAGGAGGTGGGCGCGCTCTGGGAGCGGTACGAGGACCGCGCCGAGCGGGTGTTCATCGACATGCCGGTCGGGCTCGTCGAGGAGGGCGACCCGGTCCGGGCGTGTGACCGCCAGGCCCGCGCCGTGCTGGGGCCGCGCAGCCGGTCGGTGTTCACGCCGCCGGTCCGCGAGGCCACCCGCAAGCGCCGGTACCCCGCGGCCAAGCGGGTCAACGAGCGCAAGGCCGACCGCGGGCTCTCGAAGCAGGCGTTCAACATCTCGGACGGCATCGCGGCCGTCGACCAGTTACTCCAGAACGTCCCCGAGGCCCGGGCGGCCTTCCGGGAGTGTCACCCGGAGGTGTGTTTCCGGGCGCTCGCCGGCGAGCCGCTCGCTCACTCCAAGCGGAAGGCGGGGGGGTACGCCGAGCGGATGCGGGCGCTGGCGGGCTTCGACAGCGAGGCCGCCCCCACCGTCCAGGCTGCCGCCGAGGCCGCCGGCGGGGCCGAGGTAGCCGTCGATGACGTCCTCGACGCGGTCGCGCTGGCGTACACGGCCCGTCCGGGGCCGGGCGAGCTGTTCACGCTCCCGCCCGAGCCGCCGACCGACGCCGCCGGCCTCCCGATGGAGATGGTCTACCGCGCCCCGGAACCGCTGGACCCCGGCGTGGAGTGAGTTCGGACGGCGGGCGCCGCCGCGGCGCGCGCCCGCCCCGAGGGCCAGTCAGTTCTCCCGCAGCGTCGCCGACCCGACCTCGACGTCGACCAGCGCCCCCTGCGGGTCGCCGTCGGCGTCGCGGTAGGCCGCGCCGCCGTCGTCGAGATACTGCTCGAACAGCCGGTCGGCGACCTCCCGGCGGAGTTCCCCGTCCTCGCGGACCGTCGCCGTCCCGCGGACGAGGGCGAGCCACGCGGCCTCCTCGCCCTCGATAGCGAGCGCGACGCGAGGGTTGCGCCGGACGTTGGCCAGCTTCCGGCCCTGCGTGAAGAAGTAGACGCGGCCGTCGTCGTAGAGGTACCAGACCGGCGCGACGTGCGGGCGGTCGTCGACCGCGGTGGCGAGAAACGCGGAGTACGGCTGGCCGGCGACCCGGTCGACGACCTCGTCGGGGACGCTCATGCTTCCTCTCGCGTTCCGTCCGACATGAGCCTGCCGCTGCGGGTCGACCTCGAAGCGGTGCCGGCCACGGGCCCGTCCCTCGCACCCCCGGGAGTTTTGTGCTCCCGTGCCCCACATTCGAGCATGAGTGACGAACTCGAGACCCGGACGCTGGCGGACTGTGTGGTCCTGCTGGCGCTCGCGGAACTCTCGGCCGGCGGCGACACTCCGGCCCACACCGGCGAGGTGTGCCGCGCGTGCAACGAGACAGTCGAGGAGGTCGACGGCGACGTGCTCGGCTCGGTCTCGGAGGCGGAGGTCAACCGCGCCCTGAACCGGCTGGAGGCCGACGGTCACGTCGTCGCCGAACCCAGCGACGGAACCTCGGCGGTCGGGAAGGGCCGCCCCCAGTTCGTCCTCGAAGACGACCTGCCGGCAGTCGTCGACGCCCTCTCCCGGGACGACCGGGTCGCCGACCTCGCCGGCGAACTCGAGGAGTCGCTGTAGGCCCCGTCTCGCTCCGGTCGCGCCGCCGCCGGCGGGCGCCCAGTCCGCCGCTACACGGTCCCCAGGGCGTCGGCGAGCCCGGCGACCCGCGCAAGCAGCCGCTCGTCGCTCCCGAACCGGCCGACACACTGGAGCCCGACCGGCAGCCCGTCGACCCGGCCCGCCGGGACCGTCACCGCCGGCAGCCCGGCGTAGGTCCAGGGTCTGTTCATCACGCTGTCTCCCGTGGTCGCGATGCTCCCGGGTGCGGGTCCGGGGGCGGCCGGACAGACCCAGAGGTCCACGCCCGCCGCGTCCATCCGCCCGTGAACCCGCTCGCGCGTCCGCTCGCGGCCCGCCCGTGTCCCGGCGAGTCGCTCGTCGCTCACGCTCAGTCCCTCCCGTATCGTCTCGGCGGTCGTCGTCCGGTAGAAGGGTTCGTACTCCGCGAACCACGCCTCGTGCTCGCGGGCGACCTCCCCGGTCGTGAGGTCGAGATGCTGGCGGTCGACCCGCTCGTACGCTTCGAAGGGCCGTGCTCGAACGACCTCGTAGCCGGCGTCGGCGAGGGCAGCCACTTGCTCGCGGAACGCGGCGAGTCCCTCGGGGTCGGCCCGGTCGAGGTAGGGTCCCTCGGGGACGCCGAGCGTGGGGCGCCCGCCGGTGTCGCCGCTGCGGTCCCCGGGGCCGCCGGCGCGCTCCCAGCCGTCACAGAGGGCGCTGGCGGCCAGCCGGGCCCCGGCCACGTCCTGTGTGAACAGCCCGACGTGGTCGACGCTCGCCGACCGCGTGAGCACGCCGTCGGTCGGGACCCGGTCGAAGCTCGGTTTGAACCCCACTATCCCGCAGAAGGCCGCAGGCCGGACGACGGAGCCGCCGGTCTGGGTCCCGAGCGCCAGCGGAGTCATTCCGGCGGCGACCGCCGCTGCGGAGCCGCTGGAGGAGCCGCCCGGCGTGTGGTCGGTGTTGTGTGGATTGCGGGTCAGCCCGGGCGCGAAGCCGGCGAACTCCGTGGTGACGGTCTTGCCCAGCACCACCGCGCCGGCCTCGCGGAGCCGCTCGACGACGGCGGCCTCCGGGGCGCCGTCGCCGCCGAACAGCTCCGGCGGGAGCGCCGACCCGGCCCGGGTCGTGAAGCCGTCGACGTGGACGATGTCCTTCACGCCGACCGGGACGCCGAACAGCGGCGGGCGCCCGTCGGGGTCGTAGCTGTCGGCCACTCCCTCGGCCGCCGACTGCACCCGCCCGCGGCGGTCACACTCCTCGTAAAACGCCCGTATCTCGGGGTCGCGCTCGTCGACGCGGTCACACAGCCGCCCGGCGTACGCGACGGGGTCGTGCTCGCCGGCCCGGAGCGCGGCCGCGACCTCCGCCAGCGGGGTCTCGGTGACAGTCATAGCCGGGCTTCGTCCCGCCCCCATCTAACTCCCCGGGGCGACAGGGCGAGACGCGAGGCGTGCCGTGACCACAACGCTCAGGTGGGTCGCGCCGCAGACTGAGGTATGCGCTACTACGCGTCAGTGCCGGACTGGGAGGAGTTTCAGGAGCGCGAGACGGACGACGACCCGGGGGACCCGTCGTTCCTGCGCGAGGAGTCGACGACCGACACGGACATCCTGACCGACGGCGGGGCCGACGGGGACTGACGGCGCAGCCGGCCGGCCCGCCCCGATGGTGCCGCGGCGGTCGTCCTGTCAATTACCGCGAGACGACGCTCGTGCGCTGTGTCACCGGGTCGACGTAGACCACGAGCGTCCGGTCGCCGGTCGCCGCCTCGACGACCCAGACGTTTCGCTGTCGTTCGGTCCCGGTGACGTCGGCGTCGTAGCCCGCCTCCTCGAGGGCGTCGGCGGCGAGTTCCGCAGCGTGGTCGGCGTCGTCGACGGTCTCGTCGGTCTCGGGGAGCCGGACGGTCATCACCGGGCAGTTGGCGTGTCTGACCAGCCGCTCGGCGACGCTCCCGATGACGCGGCGCTCGACCCCCGAGCGGCCGTGGGTGCCGGCGACGATGACGTTGGCGCCGACCTCCCCGGCGTAGTCGAGGATCGTCCCCGCGGGGTCGCCCTCCCGGATCTCCGTGATAGTCTCGACGTCGTGTGATTCCGCGAGCTTGGCCACCCGGTCGACCGCGCGCCGGCCGCGGTCGCGGAGCTCGTCGCCGCCACCGGGCAGCAGCGACCTGGTGTCGTCGTTGACGACATAGAGGGTGTACAGCGTCGCGTCGTACTGCTCGGCGAGGTCGATCGCCTGGAGCGCGACGTGGGTCGTGCCGGCGCTGCCGTCGGTCGGGACCAGGATCCGCTCGTACATACCTGCTGGTTCGACTGGTGGCGGTATAACCGCACTGTTCGGTTC belongs to Salinirussus salinus and includes:
- a CDS encoding class I SAM-dependent methyltransferase; its protein translation is MNAAREFDAWAADGRDRGMEDRHWHTAKHALARMPVEAGETVLDLGTGSGYALRALRETADIGRGYGLDASPEMLRNARSYTDDPAVGFLRGDFGSLPLAGNSVDHVWSMEAFYYAQDPGRTLREVRRVLRPGGTFYCAVNYFEENEHSHGWQDNIDVEMVRWSGPEYREAFREAGLSVAAQDTIPDEETEIPPAEAFPTEDWETREAMVERYREYGTLLTVGVAPE
- a CDS encoding type II glyceraldehyde-3-phosphate dehydrogenase, whose amino-acid sequence is MIRVGINGYGTIGKRVADAVRRQPDMEAVGVAKTRPNFEAQTAVEKGFDLYAAVEERKPLFGEAGIDLAGDVEELVAASDVVVDACPSGVGEQNAEMYRAHDTPALLQGGEDAGAVDASFNARANYDEVEGTDLVRVVSCNTTGLSRLVAPLEEEYGIEKVRATLVRRGGDPAQSGRGPINDILPNPVTLPSHHGPDVNTIFPDLAIDTLGLKVPATLMHTHSVNVTLESEPDADEVRELLESESRTFLIPEWLDIDGAGKLKEFAQDRGRPRADIWENCIWGESVSMEGRDLYLFQAIHQESDVVPENVDAIRAVLGEAGREESTTRTDEAMGISEGMVPGTAPRASADD
- a CDS encoding 50S ribosomal protein L16, whose protein sequence is MSDKPASMYRDIDKPAYTRREYITGIPGSKIAQHQMGDKQTEGDDYPVQISLLVEESVQLRHGSMEASRLSANRYLIQELGEENYKMVLRKFPHQVIRENKQATGAGADRVSDGMRQSFGKIVGTAARVQAGERLFTAYCDVDQADAVKEAFRRAYNKITPSCRVKVERGQELLIA
- a CDS encoding Hsp20/alpha crystallin family protein, translating into MRDDRDDRDDPFDEFFEEIERMMNEMMGGNADFRVQQGGPSGTGADRGGHDAHLDVHETDEEVRVVADIPGVEKEDIDLRCDGETLTLRASGETREYEERVSLPTAVDEHSASATYNNGILEVTFDPAEETSTSIDI
- a CDS encoding DUF429 domain-containing protein — its product is MAGEFYVGVDWSSGSWFAVVFDREGFDHAGVFEEVGALWERYEDRAERVFIDMPVGLVEEGDPVRACDRQARAVLGPRSRSVFTPPVREATRKRRYPAAKRVNERKADRGLSKQAFNISDGIAAVDQLLQNVPEARAAFRECHPEVCFRALAGEPLAHSKRKAGGYAERMRALAGFDSEAAPTVQAAAEAAGGAEVAVDDVLDAVALAYTARPGPGELFTLPPEPPTDAAGLPMEMVYRAPEPLDPGVE
- a CDS encoding glutathione S-transferase family protein, translating into MNMLVDGEWVTDAYQETDDDGEFQRQETMFRDRVEDDPDARFRPEAGRYHLYVSYACPWAHRTLLVRALKGLEDAITVDVVGPYRDEGGWQFTPEKEGCTPDTLNGSDYLREVYQAADDDVTGRVTVPVLWDKQEGTIVNNESKEILRMLDTEFGEVATRDVDLYPEGYREEVDRVIEAIYEPINNGVYRCGFANSQGAYDEAAEELFGALDHWDSVLEDQRYLAGDRLTEADICMFTTLVRFDEVYHTHFMCNHKLVREYDNLWPYLRDLYQTPGVAETVHMDHITEHYYTTHPDVSPKRIVPVGPDPDFEAPHDRDELPGEPPAALGEPAAAD
- a CDS encoding amidase codes for the protein MTVTETPLAEVAAALRAGEHDPVAYAGRLCDRVDERDPEIRAFYEECDRRGRVQSAAEGVADSYDPDGRPPLFGVPVGVKDIVHVDGFTTRAGSALPPELFGGDGAPEAAVVERLREAGAVVLGKTVTTEFAGFAPGLTRNPHNTDHTPGGSSSGSAAAVAAGMTPLALGTQTGGSVVRPAAFCGIVGFKPSFDRVPTDGVLTRSASVDHVGLFTQDVAGARLAASALCDGWERAGGPGDRSGDTGGRPTLGVPEGPYLDRADPEGLAAFREQVAALADAGYEVVRARPFEAYERVDRQHLDLTTGEVAREHEAWFAEYEPFYRTTTAETIREGLSVSDERLAGTRAGRERTRERVHGRMDAAGVDLWVCPAAPGPAPGSIATTGDSVMNRPWTYAGLPAVTVPAGRVDGLPVGLQCVGRFGSDERLLARVAGLADALGTV
- a CDS encoding ATP-grasp domain-containing protein; the encoded protein is MLRLAVATDAETRERVADPLAERGVDVAYVQTAERTLPLDADLGEFDCGFVFPPRMAEGGVASELLDVPWVNGREAVLRSRHKGEALARLQGAGLPVPESVVVSDPVSEADLAAAFERFDPPVVVKPNAATRGIGVAKATDLDSFLGVCDYLDLVHDYQATGDKSFLVQEYLPDARDYRAMLVDGEYVGAVERRLPDGALAAGQWKHNVHRGAEATGVDLAPELRELAEDAADAMGIDWLGVDLLVTDERAVVNETNARPTVDAATKYEDGFYDELAGLVKRTAAESP
- a CDS encoding phosphoglycerate kinase, which produces MNYRTLDDLAGGQRVVVRLDLNSPVEDGRVRDNRRFSRHARTVRDLVDADHGVAVLAHQGRPGRDTFLPLEQHADILAGHVDHPVEYVPDTYGAEALAAIRDLEGGDVVVLENVRMTEDELPEKPPEEHAESDLVRTLAPEFDAYVGDAYSTAHRSHASIVGLPTVMEAYAGRVMVAEYEANSAIATRDFEGEVTMVAGGKKATDVIEVMTALEDKVDNFLLGGIAGELFLRAVGYEVGRDIGDMDLYDTQYEQNRERIQRLIEAHPSELVFPTDLAYEGDDGRRHEDTVADVKNKDDDYLDVGTDTIERYADIAANSEAVFVKGALGVFEDERFSDGTVRVLEAVARCDCFSVVGGGDTSRAIEMYGMDEADFSHVSIAGGAYINALTGEPLAGVEALRQVDGEPETQA
- a CDS encoding pyridoxamine 5'-phosphate oxidase family protein produces the protein MSVPDEVVDRVAGQPYSAFLATAVDDRPHVAPVWYLYDDGRVYFFTQGRKLANVRRNPRVALAIEGEEAAWLALVRGTATVREDGELRREVADRLFEQYLDDGGAAYRDADGDPQGALVDVEVGSATLREN
- a CDS encoding universal stress protein, whose product is MYERILVPTDGSAGTTHVALQAIDLAEQYDATLYTLYVVNDDTRSLLPGGGDELRDRGRRAVDRVAKLAESHDVETITEIREGDPAGTILDYAGEVGANVIVAGTHGRSGVERRVIGSVAERLVRHANCPVMTVRLPETDETVDDADHAAELAADALEEAGYDADVTGTERQRNVWVVEAATGDRTLVVYVDPVTQRTSVVSR